Proteins co-encoded in one Marinobacter qingdaonensis genomic window:
- the ndk gene encoding nucleoside-diphosphate kinase, whose protein sequence is MANERTLSIIKPDAVAKNVIGEIYSRFEKAGLNIVAAKMMHLTQEQAEGFYAEHKERPFFNDLVAFMTSGPVVVQVLEGEGAILKNRDLMGATNPKEADAGTIRADFASSIDANAVHGSDSAASAEREIAYFFNDNEICPRG, encoded by the coding sequence ATGGCAAATGAGCGTACGCTCTCTATTATCAAGCCCGACGCGGTTGCTAAGAACGTGATCGGTGAAATCTACAGCCGTTTTGAGAAGGCTGGCCTGAACATCGTTGCGGCCAAGATGATGCACCTGACCCAGGAGCAGGCCGAGGGCTTCTACGCCGAGCACAAAGAGCGTCCGTTCTTTAACGATCTGGTGGCATTCATGACGTCCGGTCCGGTTGTTGTCCAGGTTCTGGAAGGCGAAGGCGCCATCCTGAAGAACCGCGACCTGATGGGCGCTACCAACCCGAAAGAAGCCGACGCCGGCACCATCCGCGCCGATTTCGCGTCCTCCATCGACGCCAACGCCGTGCACGGTTCCGACTCTGCGGCGTCTGCCGAGCGTGAGATTGCGTATTTCTTCAATGACAACGAGATCTGCCCGCGCGGCTGA
- a CDS encoding IscS subfamily cysteine desulfurase encodes MKKPVYLDYAATTPVDPAVAEDMIKYLTPDGVYGNPASRSHALGWQAEAAVESARQQVARLIHADPREIVWTSGATESDNLAIKGAVEGRDNAHIITSVIEHKAVIDTCKHLEQNGVEVTWLTPGLDGRIGVEQVADALRDNTVLVSLMLVNNELGCITDIAPIGRLLRDRKVLLHVDAAQAAGKMPVDVSALNVDLMSLSGHKVYGPKGVGALYVRRSPDVRIQAQIHGGGHERGMRSGTLPTHQIVGMGKAFTLAEAGLEAEMDDLERLRSAFLDGLEGLDGVTLNGSQESRVPGIVNLAFEGVEAESLMLGLRDLAVSSGSACASATIEPSFVLRGIGLSDELAHRALRFSLGRFTTSEEVAFASSQIVDVVTRLRAVR; translated from the coding sequence ATGAAGAAACCCGTATACCTGGACTATGCGGCGACGACGCCTGTTGATCCCGCTGTCGCCGAAGACATGATCAAATACCTGACCCCGGACGGGGTTTACGGCAACCCCGCGTCCCGATCCCACGCCCTGGGCTGGCAGGCGGAAGCGGCGGTTGAGTCCGCGCGCCAGCAGGTCGCCCGCCTGATCCACGCCGATCCCCGGGAGATTGTCTGGACCTCCGGTGCCACCGAGTCGGATAACCTGGCGATCAAGGGCGCGGTCGAGGGTCGCGACAATGCCCACATCATCACTTCGGTGATTGAGCACAAGGCGGTGATCGATACCTGCAAGCACCTGGAGCAAAACGGTGTGGAGGTCACTTGGCTGACGCCGGGGCTGGACGGTCGGATCGGGGTCGAACAGGTGGCTGACGCGCTGCGGGACAACACGGTGTTGGTCAGTCTGATGCTGGTCAATAACGAGCTGGGCTGCATTACCGATATTGCCCCCATCGGCCGGCTGCTGCGGGACCGGAAGGTGCTGTTGCACGTGGACGCCGCCCAGGCCGCCGGCAAGATGCCGGTCGACGTGTCGGCTCTGAATGTCGACCTGATGTCCCTGTCCGGACACAAGGTATACGGGCCCAAAGGTGTCGGCGCGCTCTACGTTCGCCGGTCTCCGGACGTGAGGATTCAGGCTCAGATTCACGGTGGCGGCCACGAGCGCGGCATGCGTTCCGGGACCTTGCCGACGCACCAGATTGTCGGCATGGGCAAGGCCTTTACGCTGGCTGAGGCTGGTCTGGAGGCCGAAATGGATGACTTGGAGCGATTGCGGTCGGCGTTTCTCGACGGCCTTGAGGGGCTGGACGGTGTCACGCTCAATGGCAGTCAGGAGTCCCGGGTACCGGGTATCGTCAATCTCGCGTTCGAGGGGGTCGAGGCCGAATCGCTGATGCTGGGCCTGCGGGATCTGGCGGTGTCGTCCGGATCGGCCTGCGCCTCGGCCACCATCGAGCCGTCGTTTGTGCTGCGAGGCATTGGCCTGAGTGATGAGCTCGCCCACCGTGCACTCCGGTTCTCCCTGGGCCGTTTTACCACCTCCGAGGAGGTCGCGTTCGCCAGCTCGCAAATTGTTGATGTTGTTACCCGCCTGCGAGCAGTGCGGTAG
- the iscR gene encoding Fe-S cluster assembly transcriptional regulator IscR, protein MKLTTKGRYAVTAMLDLALHGDQGPVSLADISARQQISLSYLEQLFSRLRRQQLVISVRGPGGGYRLSRDADEVYVAEVVDAVSESLDTTRCGNKGDCQHGEKCLTHHLWSDLSDQIHQFLSEISLGDLMKKHEIRQVADRQNRRQSDNGSETINTERLSDQAPA, encoded by the coding sequence ATGAAGCTGACCACCAAAGGCCGCTACGCCGTGACGGCGATGCTGGATCTGGCTCTGCACGGAGATCAGGGGCCGGTCAGTCTCGCAGACATTTCAGCCCGGCAGCAAATCTCGCTGTCCTACCTGGAGCAGCTGTTTTCCCGCCTACGGCGCCAGCAACTGGTGATCAGCGTGCGCGGTCCGGGTGGTGGTTATCGCCTGAGCCGGGACGCGGACGAGGTCTATGTGGCCGAGGTGGTGGACGCGGTCAGCGAATCGCTGGACACCACCCGCTGCGGTAACAAAGGCGATTGCCAGCATGGCGAAAAATGCCTGACCCATCACCTCTGGTCTGATCTGAGTGATCAGATTCATCAGTTCCTGAGCGAGATCAGTCTCGGTGACCTGATGAAAAAGCACGAAATCCGCCAGGTTGCGGACCGGCAGAACCGCCGTCAGTCTGACAACGGCTCTGAAACGATCAACACCGAACGCCTGTCCGACCAGGCGCCGGCCTGA
- the cysE gene encoding serine O-acetyltransferase, giving the protein MFERLREDINSVFHRDPAARNTFEVLTNYPGLHALLFHRFSHWLWGLGLKWIARTISTIARWLTGIEIHPGATIGRRFFIDHGMGVVIGETTVIGDDVTLYQGVTLGGTSWNKGKRHPTIGNGVVVGAGAKILGPFEVGEGAKIGSNSVVTKAVPDGATVVGIPGRVIVKRKGEDDQRRKEMEERMGFDAYGVTEEMPDPVARAMRSLLDHMHAVDDRIETMCKALRKVNSEYQNGALPPLQEEDFDCVRDDSEETRG; this is encoded by the coding sequence ATGTTTGAGCGTTTGAGGGAAGACATAAACAGCGTTTTTCACCGCGACCCGGCGGCCCGGAATACCTTTGAGGTCCTGACCAACTACCCGGGGCTGCACGCGCTCCTGTTTCACCGCTTTTCCCACTGGCTGTGGGGGCTCGGGCTGAAATGGATTGCCCGAACCATCTCCACCATCGCGCGCTGGCTGACTGGCATCGAGATCCACCCGGGCGCCACCATCGGCCGTCGCTTCTTCATTGACCACGGTATGGGTGTGGTGATTGGCGAAACCACGGTGATCGGCGACGACGTCACGCTGTATCAGGGTGTCACCCTGGGCGGTACCAGTTGGAACAAGGGCAAGCGCCACCCGACCATCGGTAATGGTGTGGTGGTTGGCGCCGGCGCCAAGATCCTGGGTCCGTTTGAAGTGGGCGAGGGCGCCAAGATCGGCTCCAATTCGGTGGTAACCAAGGCGGTGCCGGACGGCGCCACCGTGGTGGGCATTCCGGGGCGGGTTATCGTCAAGAGAAAGGGCGAGGACGACCAGCGGCGCAAGGAAATGGAGGAGCGGATGGGCTTCGATGCCTACGGCGTGACCGAAGAGATGCCGGACCCGGTGGCGCGGGCCATGCGCTCGCTGCTGGACCACATGCACGCGGTTGATGACCGGATCGAGACCATGTGCAAGGCACTGCGCAAGGTCAACAGCGAGTATCAGAACGGGGCATTGCCGCCGCTGCAGGAAGAAGACTTCGATTGCGTTCGGGACGACAGCGAGGAGACCCGGGGGTGA
- the trmJ gene encoding tRNA (cytosine(32)/uridine(32)-2'-O)-methyltransferase TrmJ: MHKSAMPQESTDTFQDQIRIILVETSHSGNIGAVARAMKNMGLANLWLVNPNSFPDEASYARSAGASDILDRAHVVSTLDQALADCVLVMGTSARGRKVPWPVIAPPEAAVAAAENAAQGPVALVFGRENHGLSNDELQRCHYHIHIPSNPDYSSLNLAMAVQVMCYELRMHFLRGIEGGEGSPYLKPMTAPGDPGWDVPPAPVNDVEGFFGHLEQVLIDVDFHRRDNPRQLMTRLRRLFQRARLDQMEINILRGVLTSVQKAVGRGDSTPSTQAKPQATGQDNGDV, encoded by the coding sequence ATGCATAAATCGGCCATGCCCCAGGAATCAACCGACACGTTTCAGGATCAAATCCGGATCATCCTCGTTGAAACCTCCCACTCCGGTAACATCGGTGCCGTGGCCCGGGCGATGAAAAACATGGGGCTGGCCAATCTGTGGCTGGTGAACCCGAATTCGTTTCCGGACGAGGCCTCCTACGCCCGTTCCGCCGGGGCCTCCGACATTCTCGATCGGGCCCACGTGGTGTCAACCCTGGACCAGGCGTTGGCCGATTGCGTGCTGGTGATGGGCACCAGTGCCCGCGGGCGCAAGGTGCCCTGGCCGGTCATCGCCCCGCCCGAGGCGGCGGTGGCGGCTGCCGAAAACGCGGCCCAGGGGCCGGTCGCCCTGGTGTTCGGCCGGGAGAATCACGGCCTGAGCAACGACGAGTTGCAGCGTTGCCACTATCACATCCACATTCCTTCCAATCCGGATTACAGTTCCCTGAATCTGGCCATGGCGGTCCAGGTCATGTGCTACGAGTTGCGCATGCATTTTCTGCGGGGCATTGAAGGTGGCGAGGGGAGCCCCTATCTAAAGCCCATGACCGCGCCGGGGGATCCGGGATGGGACGTGCCGCCGGCACCGGTCAATGACGTGGAGGGCTTTTTCGGCCACCTGGAGCAGGTGTTGATCGATGTCGACTTCCATCGCCGGGACAACCCCCGTCAGCTGATGACCCGCTTGCGGCGGCTGTTTCAGCGCGCGAGACTGGATCAAATGGAAATCAATATTCTTCGAGGTGTGTTGACGTCGGTGCAGAAAGCCGTCGGCCGCGGCGACAGCACCCCATCTACACAGGCCAAGCCACAGGCAACGGGACAGGACAATGGCGATGTTTGA
- a CDS encoding inositol monophosphatase family protein translates to MQPAIKMALRVARQGSDYLKAHFERQEPAGRDDDERRRQLDRVEQSIYDNFAEQLEKAYKDHSIAPLNEANAGTSEKSWHVFPVLGRENFLRGIPEFALALAQKKNNRTENLLVINPVTGEEYSASRGHGAALNSRRVRASEIKQANQAAVATNLLDQARKSEDAQLWGELASVLARDSAMFRTSGCVVLDIARVSAGHLDAAVIFRPETVDLDLGVTLAMESGALTGDFSGNPSTGSARQLVVANPKLFREVLKSLHPFRGRLPR, encoded by the coding sequence ATGCAACCAGCAATCAAAATGGCCCTGCGCGTGGCGCGTCAGGGGTCTGACTATCTGAAAGCCCATTTCGAACGCCAGGAACCTGCCGGCCGGGACGACGACGAGCGTCGCCGCCAGCTGGACCGGGTCGAGCAATCGATTTACGACAATTTCGCCGAGCAGCTGGAAAAGGCTTACAAGGACCACAGCATTGCGCCGCTGAACGAGGCGAACGCGGGCACCAGCGAAAAAAGCTGGCACGTGTTCCCGGTCCTCGGCCGTGAGAACTTCCTGCGAGGCATCCCGGAATTTGCCCTGGCGCTGGCGCAGAAGAAAAACAACCGCACGGAAAACCTGCTGGTGATCAACCCGGTGACCGGCGAAGAGTATTCCGCCAGCCGCGGCCACGGTGCCGCCCTGAACAGCCGGCGCGTACGTGCCTCGGAAATCAAGCAGGCGAACCAGGCCGCCGTGGCCACCAACCTGCTGGACCAGGCGCGCAAAAGCGAAGATGCCCAGCTCTGGGGTGAGCTGGCCAGCGTTCTGGCGCGGGATTCCGCCATGTTCCGGACGTCTGGTTGCGTGGTGCTGGACATTGCCCGGGTCTCTGCCGGCCACCTGGACGCCGCCGTGATCTTCCGCCCCGAAACCGTGGATCTGGACCTGGGCGTGACCCTGGCCATGGAATCCGGCGCGCTGACCGGCGACTTCTCCGGCAACCCGTCCACCGGCAGTGCACGCCAGCTGGTGGTCGCCAACCCGAAGCTGTTCCGGGAAGTGCTGAAAAGCCTGCATCCGTTCCGGGGTCGGCTGCCGCGCTGA
- the secF gene encoding protein translocase subunit SecF: protein MSEHEKKPFDFMGFRKLASVLSITLLVASVVLLAVRGLNLGMDFTGGTSVELEYAEAPALEDVRNTLDAAGYDQFVVQNFGADTTVLVRLAEAGNDKLALEVTGALEASGADLELVSTEFIGSQVGEELKEDSGLGLLLALAVVLIYVGMRFQFKFGIASVLPLAHDVIIVLGVFALFQWTFDLTVLAALLAVIGYSLNDTIVVADRIRENFRKMRVGDSWHIINTSIHQTISRTLNTSGTTLVVLFALYLFGGEAINNFALALIIGVVVGTYSSIYVSANLLLAFGVSREDLMVPAKEGAGDAEEEEQPPEWLNRM, encoded by the coding sequence ATGTCTGAGCACGAAAAGAAACCGTTTGATTTCATGGGGTTCCGGAAGCTCGCTTCCGTGCTCTCGATCACGCTGCTGGTGGCCTCCGTGGTCCTGCTGGCGGTGCGTGGCCTGAATCTGGGCATGGACTTCACCGGGGGCACCTCGGTGGAGTTGGAATACGCCGAAGCCCCGGCGCTGGAAGACGTCCGGAACACCCTGGATGCCGCTGGCTACGATCAGTTCGTGGTCCAGAATTTTGGCGCGGACACCACCGTGTTGGTGCGTCTGGCTGAGGCCGGCAACGACAAGCTGGCCCTGGAAGTCACCGGGGCGCTGGAGGCCAGCGGGGCTGACCTGGAGCTGGTGAGCACCGAGTTTATCGGCTCCCAGGTGGGTGAGGAACTGAAGGAAGACAGTGGTCTTGGTCTGCTGTTGGCCCTGGCGGTGGTGCTGATCTACGTCGGAATGCGCTTCCAGTTCAAGTTCGGCATCGCGTCGGTGTTGCCGTTGGCCCACGACGTCATCATCGTCCTCGGGGTGTTCGCCCTGTTCCAGTGGACCTTCGACCTGACCGTGCTGGCGGCCCTGCTGGCGGTGATCGGTTACTCCCTGAACGACACCATCGTGGTGGCGGACCGGATCCGGGAAAACTTCCGGAAGATGCGGGTCGGGGACTCCTGGCACATCATCAACACCTCCATTCACCAGACCATCAGCCGAACCTTGAACACGTCCGGGACCACGCTGGTGGTGCTGTTCGCGCTCTATCTGTTTGGCGGCGAGGCCATCAACAACTTTGCCCTGGCACTGATCATCGGGGTGGTTGTGGGTACCTATTCGTCCATCTACGTGTCCGCCAACCTGTTGCTGGCGTTCGGCGTGTCGCGGGAGGACCTGATGGTGCCTGCGAAGGAGGGAGCGGGTGACGCCGAGGAAGAGGAGCAGCCGCCCGAATGGCTGAACCGGATGTAA
- the secD gene encoding protein translocase subunit SecD, whose translation MLNKYPLWKNLVILVALVIGFIYALPNLFPDDHAIQITGARSSTEVNNTILDRAVKALESEGIEVKSSSLQDRDALIRLTNGDDQLQARPIVQSALSNDYLVALNMAPSTPDWLKSLGAGPMKLGLDLRGGVHFLLEVDMETALNTRLEALASQIKSELREERIRYRGGDVEGDREIVLSFRDEEARAEAFDLIRRQYNQFLLDERTVEGERQIVLSLSEAEVKAIQEYALEQNLTTIRNRVNELGVAEPLVQRQGADRIIVELPGVQDTAQAKRVLGATANLEFRLEARQDASAGEVEEFDFRDNPRRSARLERDIITTGNNVANAQQAFDENGQPQVNITMDSVGGDQMNRATRNAIGRRMAVLFIEFRTETENRMVDGEMTSVDKRVVEKGIISLATIQSALGSSFRITGLDSIPEAAELALLLRAGALAAPMYFVQERTIGPSLGQKNIDAGVMSITLGFALVLAYMLVYYRGFGLIANVSLTLNLMLLIACMSILSATLTLPGIAGIVLTVGMAVDANVLIFERIREELKAGVPPQSAINSGYSRAFVSIFDANITTLLVAVILFAMGSGPVKGFAVTLCLGILTSMFSGLMVSRSIVNLVYGGRKIEKLSIGGKLANV comes from the coding sequence ATGCTGAACAAGTATCCGCTTTGGAAAAACCTGGTTATCCTGGTCGCGCTCGTGATCGGGTTCATCTACGCCTTACCCAACCTGTTTCCCGACGACCACGCCATCCAGATCACCGGCGCGCGCAGCAGCACTGAGGTCAATAACACGATTCTCGATCGCGCGGTCAAGGCCCTCGAATCAGAGGGGATTGAGGTAAAAAGCAGCTCGTTACAGGATCGGGATGCCCTTATCCGGCTGACCAATGGCGACGACCAGTTACAGGCTCGTCCGATCGTGCAGTCGGCCCTGAGCAATGATTACCTGGTGGCGCTCAACATGGCGCCGTCCACGCCCGACTGGCTGAAGAGCCTGGGCGCCGGCCCGATGAAGCTGGGTCTGGATCTGCGCGGCGGTGTGCACTTCCTGCTGGAGGTGGACATGGAGACCGCGCTCAATACCCGGCTCGAAGCCCTGGCCAGCCAGATCAAGAGTGAGTTGCGGGAAGAGCGCATCCGCTATCGCGGTGGCGACGTTGAGGGCGATCGCGAAATCGTGCTCAGTTTCCGCGATGAAGAGGCGCGGGCGGAAGCCTTTGACCTGATTCGGCGTCAGTACAACCAATTCCTGCTGGACGAGCGCACCGTTGAGGGCGAGCGCCAGATCGTGCTGTCCCTGTCCGAGGCCGAGGTGAAGGCAATCCAGGAGTACGCCCTGGAGCAGAACCTGACGACCATCCGCAACCGGGTCAACGAATTGGGGGTAGCTGAGCCACTGGTGCAGCGCCAGGGTGCGGACCGCATCATCGTCGAATTGCCCGGGGTGCAGGACACCGCTCAGGCCAAGCGGGTCCTGGGTGCCACCGCGAACCTGGAGTTCCGCCTGGAGGCGCGCCAGGATGCGTCCGCAGGCGAGGTTGAGGAATTCGATTTCCGTGACAACCCCCGGCGCAGTGCCCGCTTGGAGCGGGACATCATCACTACCGGTAACAACGTCGCCAACGCCCAGCAGGCGTTCGACGAGAACGGCCAGCCTCAGGTCAACATCACCATGGATTCCGTGGGTGGTGACCAGATGAACCGGGCCACCCGCAACGCCATCGGACGTCGCATGGCGGTACTGTTCATCGAGTTCCGGACCGAAACCGAAAACCGCATGGTCGATGGCGAGATGACGTCGGTCGACAAGCGGGTGGTGGAGAAGGGCATCATCAGCCTGGCGACCATCCAGTCGGCCCTGGGCAGCAGTTTCCGGATCACCGGACTCGATTCCATTCCGGAAGCGGCTGAGCTGGCGCTGCTGCTGCGTGCCGGTGCCCTGGCGGCGCCCATGTATTTCGTCCAGGAACGGACCATCGGGCCGAGCCTGGGCCAGAAAAACATCGACGCCGGTGTCATGTCGATCACCCTGGGCTTTGCCCTGGTCCTGGCCTACATGCTGGTGTACTACCGCGGCTTTGGCCTGATCGCCAATGTGTCGCTGACGCTGAACCTGATGCTGCTCATTGCCTGCATGTCGATCCTGTCGGCGACCCTGACGCTGCCGGGCATTGCCGGTATCGTTCTGACCGTGGGTATGGCGGTTGACGCCAACGTCCTGATCTTTGAGCGAATACGGGAAGAGCTGAAAGCCGGGGTTCCGCCCCAGTCGGCCATCAACTCCGGCTATTCCCGGGCCTTCGTGTCCATTTTTGACGCCAACATCACCACGTTGCTGGTAGCGGTCATCCTGTTCGCCATGGGCTCCGGTCCGGTGAAAGGCTTCGCCGTCACCCTGTGCCTGGGCATCCTGACGTCCATGTTCTCCGGACTGATGGTCAGTCGCAGCATCGTGAACCTTGTTTATGGCGGTCGAAAGATCGAGAAGTTGTCGATCGGAGGAAAGCTGGCAAATGTCTGA
- the yajC gene encoding preprotein translocase subunit YajC: MKSMKLLVAALMAMVPAVAMAQDPAAQGMGVMGQVIFFAGFILIFYFLIWRPQSKRAKEHKALMSGLNKGDEVVTSGGVAGKITKVTDDFIVVEIADNVEIKVQKVAVAAALPKGTLKEI; this comes from the coding sequence ATGAAATCTATGAAACTGCTCGTAGCCGCACTGATGGCGATGGTGCCTGCCGTAGCCATGGCGCAGGACCCTGCTGCCCAGGGCATGGGCGTGATGGGTCAGGTGATCTTCTTCGCCGGCTTCATCCTGATTTTCTACTTCCTGATCTGGCGCCCCCAGAGCAAGCGTGCCAAGGAGCACAAGGCGCTGATGTCTGGTCTGAACAAAGGCGATGAGGTCGTTACGTCCGGCGGTGTGGCCGGCAAGATCACCAAGGTCACTGACGATTTCATCGTGGTGGAAATCGCCGACAACGTTGAAATCAAGGTGCAGAAGGTGGCCGTCGCAGCCGCTCTGCCGAAGGGCACTCTGAAGGAAATCTGA
- the tgt gene encoding tRNA guanosine(34) transglycosylase Tgt yields the protein MSFEKLGEDGRARRGRLTFPRGTVETPAFMPVGTYGTVKGMLPRDIHEIGAEIILGNTFHLMLRPGTEVIKAHGDLHDFTQWKGPILTDSGGFQVFSLGDMRKITEQGVTFRSPVDGSPVELSPEIAIQVQRDLGSDIVMIFDECTPYPATERQAKDSMELSLRWAERSKAAHEGNPAALFGIVQGGMYEELRDQSLKGLTDIGFDGYAIGGLSVGEPKEDMIRILDHLPPKMPEDKPRYLMGVGRPEDLVEAVRRGVDMFDCVMPTRNARNGYLFTSTGIVKIRNAKHRHDTAPLDERCDCYTCQNFSRSYLYHLDKCGEMLGSQLNTIHNLRFYQNLMAGLRGAIEAGTLSDFVADFYALRGETVPPLDTP from the coding sequence ATGTCGTTCGAAAAACTCGGGGAAGACGGCCGGGCCCGTCGCGGTCGACTGACCTTCCCGCGCGGCACCGTCGAAACCCCGGCGTTCATGCCGGTGGGTACCTACGGCACCGTCAAGGGGATGCTGCCCCGGGACATTCACGAAATCGGCGCCGAGATCATCCTGGGCAACACCTTCCACCTGATGCTGCGGCCGGGTACGGAAGTGATCAAGGCCCATGGCGACCTGCACGATTTTACCCAGTGGAAAGGGCCGATCCTGACCGATTCCGGCGGCTTCCAGGTGTTCAGCCTGGGCGATATGCGCAAGATCACCGAGCAGGGCGTCACCTTCCGGTCGCCGGTGGACGGATCGCCGGTGGAGCTGTCGCCGGAAATCGCCATTCAGGTCCAGCGGGATCTCGGCTCCGACATTGTCATGATCTTCGACGAGTGCACGCCATACCCGGCCACCGAGCGTCAGGCCAAGGATTCCATGGAGCTCTCCCTGCGCTGGGCGGAGCGAAGCAAGGCCGCCCACGAGGGCAATCCGGCCGCGCTGTTCGGGATTGTCCAGGGTGGTATGTACGAGGAGCTGCGCGACCAGTCGCTCAAGGGGCTGACCGATATCGGTTTTGATGGTTACGCCATCGGCGGCTTGTCGGTGGGTGAGCCGAAAGAGGACATGATCCGCATTCTGGATCACCTGCCTCCGAAAATGCCGGAGGATAAACCCCGGTATCTGATGGGCGTGGGGCGGCCGGAGGATCTGGTCGAGGCTGTCCGTCGCGGCGTGGATATGTTCGACTGCGTCATGCCGACCCGCAACGCCCGCAATGGCTACCTGTTCACGTCCACCGGCATCGTTAAAATCCGCAACGCCAAGCACCGGCACGACACCGCGCCGCTGGATGAGCGCTGCGATTGTTACACCTGCCAGAATTTTTCGAGGAGTTACCTCTATCATTTGGATAAATGTGGAGAAATGCTCGGGTCGCAATTGAACACCATTCACAATCTCCGGTTCTATCAGAACCTGATGGCCGGATTGCGTGGCGCTATTGAAGCAGGTACATTGTCCGACTTTGTAGCCGACTTCTACGCGCTCCGCGGCGAAACGGTTCCGCCGCTGGACACCCCCTGA
- the queA gene encoding tRNA preQ1(34) S-adenosylmethionine ribosyltransferase-isomerase QueA, translated as MNVSDFYFDLPDELIARYPLSERTASRLLCLDGMSGQTHHRQFSDLPDLLQPGDLLVFNDTRVIPARLFGKKETGGQVEVLVERVTGEHEFLAHVRASKALKEGQRVYLEDGTAVRMLGRNDALFRLACESDEPVLEVLERIGHMPLPPYVDRPDESADRERYQTVYAREAGAVAAPTAGLHFDEALLEQVRAMGVETSFVTLHVGAGTFQPVRVDRIEDHVMHSEVVQVRQDTVDAVERTRARGGRVIAVGTTSVRSLESASRGGRLRAFQGETDIFISPGYRFETVDVLITNFHLPESTLIMLVSAFAGYDNVMQAYKEAVAERYRFFSYGDAMFISCQEPSRGMLLGPAGASADTSGE; from the coding sequence ATGAACGTCTCAGACTTTTACTTCGATCTGCCGGACGAGCTGATTGCCCGTTATCCGCTCAGCGAGCGTACCGCCTCGCGTTTGTTGTGCCTGGACGGTATGTCCGGCCAGACCCATCATCGGCAGTTTTCCGACCTTCCGGATCTGCTTCAGCCGGGCGACCTGCTGGTTTTCAATGATACCCGCGTGATTCCGGCCCGCTTGTTCGGCAAGAAGGAAACCGGTGGCCAGGTCGAGGTTCTGGTGGAGCGGGTAACCGGTGAGCACGAGTTTCTGGCGCACGTGCGCGCCTCCAAGGCCTTGAAAGAAGGGCAGAGGGTGTACCTGGAAGATGGCACCGCAGTGCGCATGCTGGGCCGCAACGATGCGCTGTTCCGCCTCGCCTGTGAGTCGGACGAGCCGGTGCTGGAAGTGTTGGAGCGGATCGGTCACATGCCGCTACCGCCCTACGTTGACCGGCCTGATGAGAGTGCCGACCGCGAGCGCTATCAGACCGTTTACGCCCGTGAGGCCGGCGCCGTGGCAGCCCCGACCGCCGGGCTGCATTTTGACGAGGCGTTGCTGGAACAGGTGCGGGCCATGGGGGTCGAAACCAGTTTCGTCACCCTGCACGTCGGCGCCGGGACCTTCCAGCCGGTGCGGGTAGACCGCATTGAAGACCACGTCATGCACAGCGAGGTGGTGCAGGTGCGCCAGGACACGGTGGACGCCGTCGAGCGGACCCGTGCCCGGGGCGGCCGGGTCATTGCGGTCGGGACCACCTCGGTGCGTTCGCTGGAATCGGCCAGCCGTGGCGGCCGGCTTCGGGCCTTCCAGGGCGAGACCGACATTTTTATCAGCCCGGGGTACCGGTTTGAGACCGTCGATGTCCTGATCACCAACTTCCATCTGCCGGAATCCACGCTGATCATGCTGGTGAGTGCCTTCGCCGGCTACGACAATGTGATGCAAGCCTACAAAGAGGCGGTCGCCGAGCGCTATCGATTCTTCAGCTATGGCGATGCCATGTTCATCTCGTGCCAGGAACCGAGCCGGGGCATGCTGCTCGGTCCGGCTGGCGCGTCCGCCGATACCTCCGGAGAGTAA